ttcccttttcataatctaccccccgaacccatttttcttaaaaggtcttttttctgttctttttgccttttcctaataattggataaaataaaagtcggtggcgactctagcttaaccgcaacatttcaaaaaagtcagttctcccaccgagttacagtcTCCAATAATATAAAGTGTAGAAATATCTTTATTGAATCAATCTTGGATATCATATCAGCTAATTGATTATTCCTGAATATTCTGTAGCTGAAACACGAGATTCTTGTAGCAATAAAAACGCCTGATTCACTTGACAAATCAGCTTCTGCAGTCAGGATGTCATACCAGACATGTTGTGACATCTTGTTTGACAAGTTGAAGTCTGAACGCTAGGTCATCTTGCATTTCTTTCAACATGATCTTCCTCAGtatgttttaccaaaatgcatgccAACCTTAGAGAAACTACACAATTTTCcttaaataaaatatagagtataataaaataaatagaatatcCTGGGCATTTCACcattaaaaaatcataaactaaaataaacaaaatcaaaattcaaagaaaaataaaatcacaTGACCAGCAGTCATGCACCAGCAGACACAATAGAAGCTCCATTGTCTTTAGCTCTTCCACATGCAGATGTCACTCTTGACGTGATTGCTACAACTCTTCATGAATACCTACCCCAATATTCTTCTTGATATGAGTATCATTAAGGCCTTTCACAAAATTAATAGTAGTCTTCCTTTCATTATCACCATGCTACAGAGTCATAGTCTTTAACACCCCAGTATCTCTGTTGAGATGGTCAGGATCCTTGTAAGTATTAGAGTTGTCACATAACAATGTCATGGCATTTAGAGAAGCATTATCCTTAGTCACCATTTGTTGAGTATCACCAGTTTTATCTATGGGCAAGGTGACACCATCAAGTTCATTACTAGACCAAGAGATATTATCTTCCAAGAGACAAACTTCTTCAGAAATAATGTTTCTATCAGCATTGTTAAGCTGATTTTCAACATAACATTCCATCAGATTCTGATAACTACTTGTTCCTTCATCATCTTTGGTTGTGGTGATAGGAGATGGAAATTTCTCTGTGACTGGTATTTTCCAGACTGAGTCCCCACTCAACATTCTTTGCACATTTGCCTTGACAAAGGAGAATTGAGTATTCCATCTGTTTAGCTCTTGCTCCTAGAAACTTTTCAAAGCTCAATGGTATCTGTTTGACAAGATGTTGGATCATTTCATCTGACATCCTTTTAATTCTTATACATACTTGGGCATAGTTTCTCAAGCCCTTCTTGACACAGAGAGCTTTGTCAGTTTCATTCCTTTCATACATATGACTGACTTGAGGCTCAGCCAACATCATACACCACGTACTTGGATCTTGGTTagtttcacacacacacacattcttAGTTCGAGCAAAGACTGATTACTTACATAGTCCTCTTCAATTTAATATTCACCTGGACAATCAATCTGAAAATCAAGATTCTCTTCAactttggggggggggggggggggctgtCATAATCTATTGGGACCTGGTTCTCTGTATCATTCCTCCTGTACTGGTTGAGTTCAGCTTCCATGCCATTAGCCCATGACTCATGCTTCGAGATACAGCTGAGGCTTGCTGAACTTTCCCTTGATTAGGAAGTAGCTTTTAGGCTAGGAATATCGAACCTTTGTTCTTGAGGGTGATCTTCTTGCATTCTGACGACTAGGTCTTTGACAACAATCTGAGTGTCTTCAGCTTCAGCATTTGCTCTAGATTCTTCAATGTTGGTATCAGATGTTGAAGCATCTTCAGCAAAGCTTATTTCAGTTGTTGATCCAGTTGTCTTAACAGTGGTCTCTTTTTTAATAAGGTCATTGATGATCACATCAGTAGAGTCCATTATCTCCTTGAATTTGGTTAGATCAAATTTTTCTTCCTTTCGAAATATAACTCTCGAGTCCACAGACTTCCTTTTGTCAGAACTCATCATTTTGACCTTGGAGAGGTTAATACTCATGACACCTGCATTATTCCCTCCTTTTGAGCCTTCAGCCTTCATTAACTTGGATTTTCTTCCATGAACAACATGGCTTGTGTCTTGAGACGCAGTTTTCACATTTGTCCTAGGAATGGAAACTTTCTTTGACTCTGAATTTGTCTTAGAATGTTTACCCTGATGAGACAGAATTCGTTTGGGATATCCAGTCAAGTTGTAGCATGTAGCCTTTGAATGACCAGACCTACCACAGTGATCGCATTTAAGGCGTTTATATGCTGAGAATTATCGTACCTTTTCTGTCCTATCTTCAGATGTTAGGACAGAGGTCTCGACATCTTCTGCATCTGCTTTTGAGGAGCCTCTCCAATTTCTGGGCTTCTTGAGTTAAGATTCCTGATCTTTTCAATGGCCTTTCCATTTGGATGATTTTCATCTTTCACAGTGGTACCTGTACTTGACCTCCTTCTTATTTGAGTCATGTTGTGTTAGTCTGATTTAGTCATCACACCATCTTCTTTAAGATCCTCAATGATTGTCAAGAGTTCCTTTTTCTCATTTTGTAGTAGAGCAGTATTATTTCTGTGTTATATTACTTTCTTCCGAAGTTTTTCATTTTCCAAGCAAGTTTCTGAGAATCCTGCTGCAAGTTCGCATACAGTAAGTTCCCCTACGTATGACTCAGCATCAGACTCATCAAGTTCTACATCAGATCCCCATGTTTTAGTTGTGTCATTTTCTTGTCTGAACCTTTCCCCTGACCATGACACAGCTGAGCCTTGCTCATGTTTCTTAAGGTATATGATTTTATTCCTTTATTCACACCCTTCATGATTCAGCCTGGAATTTCCTATGTTGTTGAACTGTTCTCTCAACATAGTTAGGTCGTCAGATGATCTTTCAGAGGTCATCTCTTCCTTGGTTATGGAGGTTGAGGAAAAATCCATAATCCTCTTATCAGGATGTTAAGACATTTGAGGCAACATTTGTGATTTAGTGTAGAGATGACTAGAGTCTAAAACTGACTCCTTTTTCTCATTCAGCCCTAGGGTACTCATGTCCCTTGTCATTCTTTCCACTTGAGGGATTTCATCCCGAGATATAAATCCAGTATTATGTAATCTGACTAACTTTTTAGCCTTGTTAAATTCAAATTGTAGAGAGCTAACCTCTTCTTCCAGTTCAGAGATAGTCCTCAAccgttctttctttttttcattcaGTTGACTCACCAGATCTTTTTGTTTCTCCCTTTCTTCATAATATTCGGCACTTGTGAGACACATCTCTCTGTATGATGCAACTAGATCATCATATACTGAATCAAATTCATCAGAAGTCCATATGCTTGTTAAAGCATTTACATGTTTGGCAGATTCGTCTTCAAGGTCACTATCAGAGTCCTCCTCATACCAACTTACAGATAGACCCTTCTTCTATCTCTTAAGGTATGTAGGACATTCGGGTTTGATGTGTCCAAAACCTCTTCATTCATAACATTGTATACCTTTTTCATGCGAgggcttttcttcagacttcctTCCTCTAGCATCATTTATTTTTTGAATGTCAGATGAGTTGTTCTGGACATTTGATCTTGGAATTTTTCCCATCTGCTTCATCACTCGGTTGAATTGTCTTCCAAGCAGTATTATGGCATTAGATATTCCTCAATCTAAACCTAGATCACATTCCTTCATTCCATCTTCGGAGTTGgcaacaaaagctatgcttttgttcttcttttcagctcTATCATTGATGCTTAACTCAAAAGTTAGAAGAGATCCGACAAGATCATTCAGTCTCATCCGGTTAATATCTTGAGCTTCTTCGATGGCAgtcaccttcatgtcaaatctTTTGAGAAGAAACCTGAGCATCTTTCTTACCAGCTTTTCTTCAGGAATCTTTTCTCCCAATGCACTAGACGCATTCTCTATCTCCAGGACATTCATGTGAAAGTCATGAATactttcatcctctttcatccttAGATTCTCAAATTGAGTGGTTAGCAGctaaagtcttgacatcttcactttggatgtGCCCTCATGAGCAGTTTTGAGAATCTCCCATGCATCCTTGGCTACTTCACATGTGTTTACCAACCTgaagatgttcttgtcaattGAATTAAAGATGGAATTCAGGGCTTTAGAATTGCCAAGCGcaagttcatcatcttctttgtCCCAGTCTTCCTCAGGCATTAGCACATTCATGGGTTGTTTGTCTGCTCCTATAATaacaggatgtttccatcctttCAAGATTGCCTTCCAAGCCCGGTTGTCTATGGATTTCAAGAAAGCCATCATACGAGATTTCCAGTAGTCATAATTGCTTCCATCCAAAACAGGTGGTTTGTTCAAAAATCCAACTTCCTTGTCCATCGTACCAGAAAGTAACCTcactagatctcacccagatgcagAGCAGGATGcctactctgataccaattgaaattatggtatcatatatgtgatgtcgaatgagatgtcacgacacaataTCTGTTAATGGAACAAGCTAACAGCAGTGATGATAATCATCGATGATAATGTTgcagaaagtaaagaacacagcGATATGTTAACCTAGTTcggaacaaccttcctactctgggggctaccaagccagggacgaAACCAATATtcgatagtatcaattcagagttaaactcccccgtttacaacttctcacttattaactacccttcctatgatttctatctaagactcacctaggtatgaggccctcctcaaatcccttcagTCACAACACTCTTCCAAGACACACAatcctcaatgcttaaaagcttatgaggacgaaatactctccttgcttaacagcttcggagatcacacaacattcaacacctacaggtttgtgaatgcacacatatgaaaCTTACAGCAAAAATAAGGATTCCTAAAACCCTAAAACACAAATCATCAGTTCCacttaaaactaggttacaacccttctatttataagtttatCATCTACTGCACTGGGCTTCAAAATGCAGCAAAGAGGCTGCCAAATAtctgctacttgttctccaagaaaataggtcttcaatccaaacttTCCTATATTGTCTCCAATAATAGAAAGTGTGTAAATCTCTTTATTGAATCAATCATGGATATCATATCAGCTAATTGATTATTCCTGAATATTCTGTAGCTGAAACACGAGATTCTTGTAGCAATAAAAACGCCTGATTCACTTGACAGATCAGCTTCTGCAGTTAGGATGTCATACTAGACATGTTGTGACATCTTGTTTGACAAGTTGAAGTCTGAACGCTAGGTCATCTTGCATTTCTTTCAACATGATCTTCCTCAG
The Vicia villosa cultivar HV-30 ecotype Madison, WI linkage group LG6, Vvil1.0, whole genome shotgun sequence genome window above contains:
- the LOC131614283 gene encoding uncharacterized protein LOC131614283 → MKEDESIHDFHMNVLEIENASSALGEKIPEEKLVRKMLRFLLKRFDMKVTAIEEAQDINRMRLNDLVGSLLTFELSINDRAEKKNKSIAFVANSEDGMKECDLVYDDLVASYREMCLTSAEYYEEREKQKDLKHEQGSAVSWSGERFRQENDTTKTWGSDVELDESDAESYVGELTVCELAAGFSETCLENEKLRKKGKHSKTNSESKKVSIPRTNVKTASQDTSHVVHGRKSKLMKAEGSKGGNNAGVMSINLSKVKMMSSDKRKSVDSRVIFRKEEKFDLTKFKEIMDSTDVIINDLIKKETTVKTTGSTTEISFAEDASTSDTNIEESRANAEAEDTQIVVKDLVVRMQEDHPQEQRFDIPSLKATS